One region of Blastocatellia bacterium genomic DNA includes:
- a CDS encoding cytochrome c: MRKVAIITTGVAMLVSVVMSVASQERSFVEKGRRLYIRHCAACHGMDGKGNGPAADSLKVPPPDLTQLQKAGEAFPIYRVMAVIEGEKVVPAHGTREMPIWGTIFRRTRGEALMRSDIYALARYIEAIQAKR, translated from the coding sequence ATGCGCAAAGTGGCCATCATCACGACAGGCGTTGCCATGCTCGTCTCGGTAGTGATGAGCGTTGCTTCTCAAGAGAGGAGTTTTGTCGAAAAAGGACGTCGCCTCTATATCCGGCATTGCGCAGCTTGTCATGGGATGGATGGGAAGGGGAACGGACCAGCGGCGGATTCGTTGAAGGTTCCTCCGCCAGACCTCACACAGCTTCAGAAAGCCGGTGAAGCGTTCCCCATCTATCGTGTGATGGCCGTGATCGAGGGCGAGAAAGTCGTCCCTGCTCATGGGACTCGCGAGATGCCTATCTGGGGGACGATCTTCCGACGGACGCGTGGCGAGGCGTTGATGCGCTCGGATATTTACGCGTTGGCCCGATACATCGAGGCGATTCAGGCGAAACGCTGA